One window of Marmota flaviventris isolate mMarFla1 chromosome 5, mMarFla1.hap1, whole genome shotgun sequence genomic DNA carries:
- the Ccnb1 gene encoding G2/mitotic-specific cyclin-B1 — protein MALRVTRNTKINADNKTKISMAGAKRVPVATVAASKPGLRPRTALGDIGNKVSEQLQTRVLLKKEAKPSATGKVIAKKLSKPLEKAPVCVPEPEPEPEPEPEPEPVKEEKLSPEPILVDTPSASPMETSGCAPAEEYLCQAFSDVILAVSDVDAEDGVDPNLCSEYVKDIYAYLRQLEEEQSVRPKYLLGREVTGNMRAILIDWLIQVQMKFRLLQETMYMTVSIIDRFMQDNCVPKKMLQLVGVTAMFIASKYEEMYPPEIGDFAFVTNNTYTKHQIRQMEMKILRVLNFGLGRPLPLHFLRRASKIGEVDVEQHTLAKYLMELTMLDYDMVHFPPSQIAAGAFCLALKILDNGEWTPILQHYLSYTEESLLPVMQHLAKNIVMVNQGLTKHMTIKNKYATSKHAKISTLAQLNSALVQDLAKAVAKV, from the exons ATGGCGCTCCGAGTCACCAGG AACACGAAAATTAATGCTGACAATAAGACCAAGATTAGTATGGCAGGGGCAAAGCGTGTGCCTGTGGCCACTGTTGCAGCCTCCAAGCCTGGGCTGAGGCCAAGAACAGCTCTTGGAGACATTGGTAATAAAGTCAGTGAACAGCTGCAGACCAGAGTGCTTCTGAAAAAG GAAGCAAAACCATCAGCTACTGGAAAAGTTATTGCTAAAAAACTATCAAAACCTTTGGAAAAGGCACCCGTGTGTGTGCCAGAGCCAGAGCCTGAGCCTGAGCCTGAACCTGAGCCTGAACCTGTCAAGGAAGAAAAACTTTCGCCTGAACCTATTTTG GTTGATACTCCCTCTGCAAGCCCAATGGAAACATCTGGATGTGCTCCTGCAGAAGAATATCTGTGTCAGGCTTTCTCTGATGTAATTCTTGCAGTGAGTGATGTGGATGCAGAAGATGGAGTAGATCCAAACCTTTGTAGTGAATATGTAAAGGATATCTATGCTTATCTGAGACAACTTGAG gaagaACAGTCAGTGAGACCAAAATACCTACTGGGTCGGGAAGTCACTGGAAACATGAGAGCTATCCTAATTGACTGGCTAATACAGGTTCAAATGAAATTCAGGTTGCTGCAGGAGACCATGTATATGACTGTTTCCATTATTGATCGGTTTATGCAG GATAATTGTGTGCCCAAGAAGATGCTGCAGCTGGTTGGTGTCACTGCCATGTTTATTGCAAGCAAATATGAAGAAATGTACCCTCCAGAAATTGGTGACTTTGCTTTTGTGACTAACAACACTTACACTAAGCACCAAATCAGACAGATGGAAATGAAGATTCTAAGAGTTTTAAACTTTGGTCTGGGTCGCCCTCTACCACTGCACTTCCTTCGCAGAGCATCTAAGATTGGAGAG GTTGATGTTGAGCAACATACTTTGGCTAAATACCTGATGGAACTAACTATGTTGGACTATGATATGGTGCACTTTCCTCCTTCTCAAATTGCAGCAGGAGCTTTTTGCTTAGCACTGAAAATTCTTGACAATGGTGAATGG aCACCAATTCTACAGCATTACCTGTCATATACTGAAGAGTCTCTTCTTCCTGTTATGCAGCACCTGGCTAAGAATATAGTCATGGTGAATCAAGGGCTTACAAAGCATATG ACTATCAAGAACAAGTATGCTACATCTAAGCATGCAAAGATCAGCACTCTAGCACAGCTGAATTCTGCACTAGTTCAAGATTTAGCTAAGGCTGTGGCAAAGGTGTAA